One segment of Vibrio mimicus DNA contains the following:
- the cdd gene encoding cytidine deaminase — protein MRNRVEQALQQMPTSFAPYLRELVLAKNFDATFSAEQYQQLLTLSGLEDADLRVALLPIAAAYSFAPISEFYVGAIVRGISGRLYLGANMEFTGAQLGQTVHAEQCAISHAWMKGEQGVADITINFSPCGHCRQFMNELTTASSLKIQLPKRPAKSLQEYLPESFGPADLGIDSGLMSPVNHGKTSSDDEELIQQALCAMNISHSPYTQNFSGVAVKMRSGAVYLGAYAENAAFNPSLPPLQVALAQAMMMGESFEEIEAAALVETSTGKISHLADTQATLEVINPDIPLSYLSL, from the coding sequence ATGAGAAACCGTGTTGAGCAAGCATTACAACAAATGCCCACCTCTTTTGCCCCTTACTTACGCGAATTGGTGTTGGCCAAGAATTTCGATGCTACTTTCTCTGCCGAGCAGTACCAGCAATTATTGACCCTTTCCGGACTTGAAGATGCCGACCTGCGCGTTGCGCTTTTACCGATTGCCGCCGCTTACTCTTTTGCGCCTATTTCCGAATTTTATGTAGGCGCCATCGTACGTGGCATCTCAGGTCGCCTCTATCTTGGTGCAAATATGGAATTCACTGGTGCACAATTAGGTCAAACCGTTCACGCAGAGCAATGCGCCATCAGCCATGCTTGGATGAAAGGTGAACAAGGCGTTGCCGACATCACCATCAACTTCAGTCCTTGTGGCCATTGTCGCCAGTTTATGAATGAGCTGACCACCGCCTCTTCGCTGAAAATTCAGCTTCCAAAGCGTCCAGCGAAAAGCTTGCAAGAGTATCTACCAGAATCGTTTGGTCCTGCGGATCTCGGCATTGACTCTGGCCTGATGAGTCCAGTCAATCATGGTAAAACCAGTAGCGATGATGAAGAGTTGATCCAACAAGCACTGTGTGCGATGAACATCAGCCACTCACCTTATACCCAAAACTTCAGTGGCGTTGCCGTGAAAATGCGTAGTGGTGCAGTTTACCTTGGCGCCTATGCCGAAAATGCTGCGTTTAACCCAAGCTTGCCACCACTGCAAGTTGCCCTTGCACAAGCCATGATGATGGGTGAATCGTTTGAGGAAATTGAAGCTGCCGCACTAGTAGAAACTTCTACAGGAAAAATCAGCCATCTCGCCGATACCCAAGCGACACTGGAAGTGATTAACCCAGATATCCCGCTCTCCTACCTATCCCTGTAA
- a CDS encoding LrgB family protein, with amino-acid sequence MWLIITLLVFFAARWLAQKCKTPLANPLLISIGILIPLLTYLKVPFETYYADNQWLSYLLQPAVVALAYPLYEQLPQIRANWRLIALACGVGSVMSMITASLIAVAMGADIPLIAALMGKSVTTPIAMEVARQLGGEPAIAAILVLLVGLFGAILAYPIYKLLNITHPIARGLTMGTVSHALGTATCAEKDPRDAAFSSLALVVCGVITSVLAPSLFALALWLH; translated from the coding sequence ATGTGGTTGATCATTACTCTTCTAGTGTTTTTCGCGGCGCGTTGGCTCGCACAAAAATGCAAAACACCGTTAGCCAACCCATTGTTAATCAGTATTGGTATCCTGATCCCGTTACTGACCTATCTGAAAGTGCCTTTTGAGACCTACTATGCCGATAATCAATGGCTGAGTTACTTGCTGCAACCTGCCGTGGTTGCTCTGGCTTACCCACTCTATGAACAATTACCGCAAATTCGTGCCAACTGGCGTCTTATCGCTTTAGCGTGTGGCGTGGGCAGTGTGATGTCGATGATCACAGCCAGCTTGATTGCAGTAGCCATGGGAGCGGACATCCCCTTAATCGCGGCATTAATGGGGAAATCAGTAACGACACCGATTGCCATGGAAGTCGCCCGTCAATTGGGGGGAGAACCAGCTATCGCTGCGATTTTGGTACTACTCGTTGGCCTCTTTGGGGCAATCCTTGCTTACCCCATCTACAAACTGCTCAACATTACCCACCCGATTGCTCGTGGCTTGACGATGGGAACCGTTTCTCACGCTCTCGGTACGGCAACATGCGCCGAGAAAGATCCGCGTGATGCCGCCTTTAGCTCACTTGCACTGGTAGTGTGCGGGGTTATTACTTCTGTTTTAGCACCAAGCTTATTCGCGTTGGCTCTCTGGCTGCACTAA